In a genomic window of Nodosilinea sp. E11:
- the rsmI gene encoding 16S rRNA (cytidine(1402)-2'-O)-methyltransferase → MPPAPDSDPKPGHLYVVGTPLGNLEDMTFRAVRMLQSVDLIAAEDTRHTGKLLQHFQITTPQISYHEHNRHSRISEVLHHLQARQQAVALVSDAGMPGISDPGYELIAACIEAQIPVIPIPGPTAAITALCVAGLPSDRFVFEGFLPLKGKERTTRLEAIAQESRTVILYEAPHKLIKTLEDLVAALGGDRPVTLGRELTKRFEEFWRGTLAEALAHYQSEAPKGEFTVVIQGATRETPVLSPEAIRAELEQLLRQGMSRADASRQLAKATGQPKKTIYQLSLGIDSDGFLS, encoded by the coding sequence ATGCCCCCGGCCCCCGACTCTGACCCCAAACCCGGCCATCTCTACGTGGTGGGCACCCCCCTGGGCAACCTGGAAGATATGACTTTCCGCGCCGTGCGAATGTTGCAGTCGGTGGATCTAATCGCCGCCGAAGACACCCGCCACACGGGCAAACTGCTCCAGCATTTTCAAATCACCACGCCGCAGATCAGCTACCACGAGCACAACCGCCACAGCCGCATTAGCGAGGTGCTGCACCACCTGCAAGCCCGCCAGCAGGCCGTTGCCCTAGTCAGCGATGCCGGTATGCCAGGCATTTCTGACCCTGGCTATGAGCTAATTGCCGCCTGCATTGAAGCACAGATTCCGGTGATCCCCATTCCGGGGCCAACGGCGGCGATTACGGCGCTGTGCGTGGCGGGGTTGCCCAGCGATCGCTTTGTCTTCGAGGGCTTTCTGCCACTGAAGGGTAAGGAGAGAACCACGCGGTTAGAGGCGATCGCCCAAGAAAGTCGCACCGTCATTCTCTACGAAGCGCCCCACAAGCTAATCAAAACCCTGGAGGATTTGGTTGCTGCCCTAGGGGGCGATCGCCCCGTTACCCTGGGCCGCGAACTGACCAAGCGCTTCGAAGAATTTTGGCGCGGCACCCTGGCCGAGGCCCTGGCCCATTACCAGAGCGAAGCCCCCAAGGGCGAGTTCACCGTCGTTATTCAAGGTGCGACCCGCGAAACGCCCGTGCTTTCACCCGAAGCCATCCGAGCAGAGCTAGAGCAGTTGCTGCGGCAGGGCATGTCTCGCGCCGATGCCAGCCGCCAACTCGCCAAAGCAACTGGACAGCCCAAAAAGACGATCTATCAGCTTTCCCTCGGAATTGATAGCGATGGCTTTCTGAGCTAA
- a CDS encoding M10 family metallopeptidase encodes MGTHPLWAADWGGLETALLPEFARLMGADRGDTAAWMALAEGWTGAIASPAVTEAIAPAVKTALQQLERADWPPELSARPRWQNLGQILKTFDVSAGLFSLAPAEEDLGGEGDRLTGWGDATHLRACACRQCQSAASDGLAPVDSTGQFFSESGVDALLSGYRLDTSFDTNITFSFVNSFTAPSYNSPNNERVAEVSDPIKHSVRTILKSYIEPLINLTFTEVAESPDNFGQIRLMFSDLGGFGGYAYAYYPDATGFYSVGSDVHLSDRYSDPAVAPYNNFASGPGSHGYTTLIHEIGHALGLKHPGNYNAGGGGTAGPYLAANLDNLGNTVMTYNFGGFAPTTLMPLDIAALQSMYGAKAFNANDTIYSFTHTHAYSTEGSSPFTAGGAASQRLTLVDSGGVDTLVLSTLPFNESGYRIDLRPGGSLSTQADFDNVTGLASRGTWLSLDTTIENVINSSSDDLIIANGAANVFGGYDLFTPTGHDVIVGANRQDLLDLSAFSRANVTRSRRGNDRLIDLGAGRSITLSDYYATPARQRVRVQFAQPAALPVAAVEDLAGLSLGSTGAATDLDLNPLPPEPLVALGAAELVPQGLG; translated from the coding sequence ATGGGGACTCACCCACTGTGGGCTGCGGACTGGGGCGGGTTAGAGACAGCGCTTTTGCCTGAGTTCGCCAGGCTGATGGGGGCAGACCGTGGCGACACCGCCGCCTGGATGGCCCTTGCAGAGGGCTGGACGGGGGCGATCGCTAGCCCGGCAGTCACCGAGGCGATCGCCCCAGCTGTCAAGACGGCCCTTCAGCAGTTAGAGCGGGCAGACTGGCCCCCTGAGCTGAGCGCCAGACCCCGTTGGCAAAATCTGGGCCAAATTCTCAAAACATTCGATGTCTCGGCAGGGTTGTTCTCACTAGCGCCAGCGGAAGAAGACCTCGGCGGCGAGGGCGATCGGCTGACCGGCTGGGGAGATGCTACCCACCTGCGGGCCTGCGCTTGCCGCCAATGCCAGTCTGCGGCGAGTGACGGGCTGGCACCGGTCGATAGCACGGGGCAGTTTTTTAGCGAGAGCGGCGTTGACGCACTGCTGAGCGGCTATCGACTCGACACTAGCTTTGATACCAATATCACCTTTAGCTTTGTCAACAGCTTCACCGCCCCAAGCTACAACAGCCCCAACAACGAGCGGGTGGCTGAGGTAAGCGATCCGATCAAACACAGCGTTCGCACGATTTTAAAGAGCTATATTGAGCCGCTAATCAATCTAACCTTTACAGAAGTGGCGGAGTCGCCGGACAATTTTGGCCAAATACGGCTGATGTTTTCTGACTTGGGCGGCTTTGGGGGGTATGCCTACGCCTACTACCCCGATGCGACTGGCTTCTATAGCGTCGGTAGCGATGTGCATTTGAGCGATCGCTACAGCGACCCCGCCGTCGCCCCCTACAACAACTTTGCCTCTGGCCCTGGCAGCCACGGCTATACCACCCTAATTCACGAGATTGGCCACGCCCTGGGGCTAAAGCACCCCGGCAACTACAATGCGGGCGGTGGCGGAACGGCGGGGCCTTATCTAGCCGCAAATCTCGACAACTTGGGCAACACGGTGATGACCTACAACTTTGGCGGGTTTGCCCCAACCACGCTAATGCCCTTAGACATTGCGGCACTACAGTCGATGTATGGCGCTAAAGCATTTAACGCCAACGATACGATCTATAGCTTTACCCACACCCACGCCTACAGCACCGAGGGCAGTTCTCCGTTTACGGCGGGTGGTGCAGCCTCCCAACGCCTTACCCTGGTCGATAGCGGTGGGGTAGATACGCTAGTTCTCTCAACTCTGCCGTTCAACGAATCGGGCTATCGCATTGATCTGCGGCCCGGCGGCAGCCTCTCTACCCAGGCCGACTTTGACAACGTGACCGGGTTGGCCAGCCGGGGCACCTGGCTCAGCCTCGACACCACCATCGAAAACGTGATTAATTCGTCGAGTGACGACTTAATCATTGCCAATGGGGCGGCCAATGTATTTGGCGGCTACGATCTGTTTACCCCTACCGGCCATGATGTGATTGTGGGGGCCAATCGTCAAGATTTGCTCGATCTAAGCGCCTTTTCGCGCGCCAATGTCACCCGCAGCCGACGCGGCAACGATCGCTTGATTGATCTGGGAGCCGGGCGATCGATCACCCTCAGCGATTACTACGCTACCCCAGCACGGCAGCGCGTGCGGGTGCAGTTTGCCCAGCCGGCGGCCCTGCCGGTGGCGGCTGTCGAAGATCTGGCAGGCTTGAGCTTAGGCAGCACCGGCGCTGCCACTGACTTAGATCTCAACCCTTTGCCCCCAGAGCCGCTGGTGGCCCTTGGGGCCGCAGAACTAGTGCCTCAAGGCTTGGGCTAA
- a CDS encoding endonuclease III yields the protein MATKDFDIDRAIALLRQAVAPFPKAAMFQLAEEGFDTLYEQLVACIISIRTYDEVSVPVSQRLFARARSPAQMVELEIEEILALIQGSTFAENKAPQIRQISQHILDEFGGDLPADPEVLMQFKGVGPKCAHLALGVALGYPGISVDVHVHRVTNRWGYVQTKSPEKTMTALEAKLPQPYWVEINRLLVPFGKHICTGNRPKCGRCPLADMCAQVGVAEAT from the coding sequence GTGGCTACCAAGGACTTTGATATCGACCGGGCGATCGCACTGCTGCGCCAGGCGGTGGCCCCGTTTCCCAAAGCCGCTATGTTTCAACTGGCGGAGGAGGGCTTTGACACGCTCTACGAGCAGCTGGTCGCCTGCATCATCTCGATTCGCACCTACGACGAGGTGAGCGTGCCGGTGTCGCAGCGGCTGTTTGCTCGGGCGCGATCGCCAGCGCAGATGGTAGAGCTAGAGATCGAAGAGATTCTGGCCCTGATTCAAGGGTCTACCTTTGCCGAGAATAAAGCCCCGCAGATCCGCCAGATTTCTCAGCACATTCTGGATGAATTCGGCGGCGACCTGCCCGCCGACCCCGAGGTGCTAATGCAGTTCAAAGGGGTGGGGCCGAAGTGTGCCCATCTGGCGCTGGGGGTGGCACTGGGCTATCCCGGCATTAGCGTCGATGTGCATGTGCACCGGGTCACCAACCGCTGGGGCTACGTACAAACCAAGTCGCCCGAAAAGACCATGACCGCCCTAGAAGCCAAACTGCCGCAGCCCTACTGGGTTGAAATCAACCGGCTGCTGGTGCCCTTTGGCAAGCACATCTGCACCGGTAACCGGCCTAAATGTGGGCGCTGCCCGTTAGCCGACATGTGCGCTCAAGTGGGAGTCGCTGAGGCGACTTAG
- a CDS encoding mechanosensitive ion channel family protein encodes MPVRGNPIDWLTRLLLGLLLSLLLHGVVALPSLAQVPDAEPVFINGLFLFDVPAAGDLTALERALAIETNLMPLVESDEPVSVETEIRGAGDNGDPSQGGNPVIFAGDRYIMTVTNADVQVSGADSPPLLADRWANTISTALTQARAERQDGFLTRAMIKALSALAIAIVLHVLAGWLWQYWFKSLVDRFTLWSTEADDDDDNNAQPFRLFLRLTLFLVRTMVWLAALTYAANLFPITRRVSYQVMRSLRDGLFARSLLLGSRSYSLLDLLLVVAALLGLVIMASAATNLLRSRVLRVTGISLAAQEAISVLSKYTLILLGTVVILQLWGLDLSSIALIASGLGIGVGLGLQGLVKDFVSGLVLVFERPVQVGDFVDFGQVKGTVARIGSRSTEIRTLDQVSIIVPNSHFLDSEVTNWSHGNPVSRIRLPVGIAYSANPQAVKAALLEACKKNQEILSAPAPQVFFLGFGDNALNFQLLVWIAQPSRQLVIKSDLYFAIEASLRDHGIEIPFPQRDLHIRSGHLPIDLSPEAQQFLEGLTGNLNNHRKGSL; translated from the coding sequence ATGCCAGTACGAGGAAACCCAATCGATTGGCTAACCCGCCTACTCTTAGGGCTGCTGCTGTCGCTGCTGCTGCATGGGGTGGTGGCGTTGCCAAGTTTGGCCCAGGTACCGGATGCTGAGCCGGTCTTTATCAACGGCCTATTTTTGTTTGACGTACCCGCCGCTGGCGACCTCACGGCCCTGGAGCGAGCCCTGGCCATTGAAACCAACTTGATGCCGCTGGTCGAAAGCGATGAACCCGTGTCGGTAGAGACCGAAATTCGGGGGGCCGGAGACAATGGTGACCCCTCCCAGGGAGGTAACCCGGTCATTTTTGCGGGCGATCGCTACATCATGACGGTGACCAACGCCGATGTACAGGTGAGCGGGGCCGATAGCCCGCCGCTGCTGGCCGACCGCTGGGCCAACACGATCTCTACAGCCCTCACCCAGGCCAGGGCCGAGCGACAGGACGGCTTTTTGACCCGAGCCATGATTAAAGCCCTGAGCGCGCTAGCGATCGCGATCGTGCTGCACGTTCTGGCCGGGTGGCTGTGGCAGTACTGGTTCAAGTCGCTAGTCGATCGGTTTACCCTTTGGTCGACTGAGGCAGACGACGATGACGACAACAACGCCCAACCCTTCAGACTGTTCTTGCGGCTGACGCTGTTTTTGGTGCGAACTATGGTCTGGCTAGCAGCCCTGACCTACGCCGCCAATCTGTTTCCCATCACGCGCCGAGTCAGCTACCAGGTAATGCGCAGCCTACGGGATGGTCTGTTTGCCCGCAGTCTACTGCTGGGGAGTCGATCGTACTCGTTGCTCGATCTGCTGCTGGTGGTGGCCGCCCTGCTGGGGCTGGTGATTATGGCTAGCGCTGCCACCAACTTGCTGCGATCGCGGGTACTGCGGGTAACGGGCATTAGCCTGGCCGCCCAGGAAGCGATCTCGGTACTCTCGAAATACACGCTAATTTTGCTGGGCACCGTGGTTATCTTGCAGCTGTGGGGCCTCGACCTCAGCTCGATCGCCCTGATTGCCAGCGGTCTAGGTATTGGTGTCGGTCTGGGCCTGCAAGGCTTGGTGAAAGACTTTGTCAGCGGTTTGGTGCTGGTGTTTGAGCGGCCTGTGCAGGTGGGCGACTTTGTCGATTTTGGCCAGGTCAAGGGCACCGTAGCCCGCATTGGCTCGCGCAGCACCGAAATTCGCACCCTCGATCAGGTGTCAATTATTGTGCCAAACTCCCACTTTTTAGACTCAGAAGTCACCAACTGGAGCCATGGCAACCCAGTGTCGCGCATTCGGCTGCCGGTGGGCATAGCCTACAGCGCCAACCCCCAAGCGGTTAAAGCCGCCCTGCTCGAAGCCTGCAAAAAAAATCAAGAAATTCTCTCCGCCCCCGCCCCCCAGGTGTTTTTTCTGGGCTTTGGCGACAACGCCCTCAACTTTCAACTGCTCGTGTGGATTGCCCAGCCCAGCCGCCAATTGGTGATCAAAAGCGACCTCTATTTTGCCATTGAGGCTAGCCTGCGCGATCACGGTATAGAAATTCCCTTTCCCCAGCGCGATCTGCACATTCGCTCTGGGCATTTGCCCATCGACCTATCGCCCGAAGCGCAGCAGTTTTTGGAGGGCCTGACTGGCAATCTGAACAATCACCGCAAGGGCAGCCTTTGA
- the cysK gene encoding cysteine synthase A — protein sequence MRIAENVTQLIGRTPLVQLNRIPQEAGCLARLVIKLEGMNPSASVKDRIGINMIEAAEAEGLITPGKTTLVEPTSGNTGIALAMAAAAKGYRLILTMPETMSSERRAMLRAYGAELELTPGVAGMSGCIQRAQDILDNLPDAYMLQQFRNPANPDIHRRTTAEEIWADTDGQVDMLVAGVGTGGTITGVTDVLKQRKPGFKAIAVEPVNSPVLSGGRPGSHKIQGIGAGFVPEVLNTALIDEVVQVTDDDAIAYGRRLAREEGLLSGISTGAAVKAAVDVGCRPENEGKLIVIIQPSFGERYLSTPLFQDPELMAPLVMS from the coding sequence ATGCGAATTGCCGAAAACGTGACCCAACTGATTGGCCGCACCCCGCTGGTGCAGCTCAACCGCATTCCCCAAGAGGCGGGCTGCCTGGCCCGTCTGGTGATTAAGCTGGAGGGCATGAACCCCTCCGCCTCGGTCAAAGACCGGATTGGCATCAATATGATTGAAGCCGCCGAGGCCGAAGGGCTAATCACCCCTGGCAAGACGACCTTGGTAGAACCCACCTCAGGCAACACGGGCATTGCCCTGGCCATGGCAGCGGCGGCCAAGGGCTACCGTCTCATTCTTACCATGCCCGAGACGATGAGCTCAGAACGGCGGGCCATGCTGCGGGCCTACGGGGCCGAGCTAGAGCTAACCCCTGGCGTAGCGGGCATGTCGGGCTGCATTCAGCGCGCCCAAGATATTCTCGACAATCTGCCCGACGCCTACATGCTGCAACAGTTTCGCAACCCCGCCAACCCCGATATTCATCGCCGCACCACCGCCGAAGAGATCTGGGCCGACACCGATGGCCAGGTCGATATGCTGGTGGCCGGCGTGGGCACAGGCGGCACCATTACCGGGGTAACCGACGTGCTGAAGCAGCGTAAGCCGGGCTTTAAGGCGATCGCCGTCGAACCCGTCAATAGCCCGGTGCTCTCGGGCGGGCGGCCCGGTTCCCACAAAATTCAGGGCATTGGGGCCGGGTTTGTGCCGGAGGTGCTCAACACAGCGCTGATCGACGAAGTGGTGCAGGTGACCGACGACGACGCGATCGCCTACGGTCGCCGTTTGGCCCGCGAAGAGGGGCTGCTGTCGGGCATTTCCACCGGGGCCGCTGTCAAAGCCGCCGTGGATGTGGGCTGCCGTCCTGAAAACGAGGGCAAGCTGATTGTGATCATTCAGCCCAGCTTTGGCGAGCGCTACCTGAGCACACCGCTCTTTCAAGACCCCGAGCTGATGGCCCCGTTGGTAATGAGTTAA
- a CDS encoding DUF6765 family protein — MQIDFHHGVTYVCARLAGFEHREASVVAYCAQYVDDSTQAGLIRFDNGAMFDRISSAHKLLDYRNFKELANYKVWIPFHFLPGNGGLPAGQDPPGSFIEKLICRPNSPVAQAMVRECIDQRDRSYGLHRLGITLHVFADTWAHQGFAGVSHVINNARDLVDGNNNPDQNLKNRLSNFFISGALPLGHGTVLSNPDRPYLRWGYTNGRGEKISRDNPKDYLTAANEMCKAMQRYQLGDPNAPVEGLLDADKATIAALFESTRGEGDSRHQQWLAHIAQGAFSFGPARVSYVAKGYGSWKHQALGIVGEGDRKETRLAYSPSFLTSDWKLFHDALQAHHFYVIHDLLPQYGICVA, encoded by the coding sequence ATGCAAATTGATTTTCACCACGGGGTCACCTATGTGTGCGCCCGCTTGGCAGGGTTTGAGCATAGAGAGGCCAGTGTTGTGGCCTACTGTGCTCAGTACGTTGACGACTCGACCCAGGCAGGCTTAATTCGGTTTGACAACGGGGCCATGTTCGATCGCATCAGCTCGGCCCACAAACTGCTCGACTACCGCAACTTCAAAGAACTCGCCAACTATAAAGTGTGGATCCCCTTTCATTTCTTACCCGGCAACGGTGGGTTGCCCGCCGGGCAAGACCCACCAGGCTCCTTCATCGAAAAGCTGATCTGCCGCCCCAACAGCCCTGTCGCTCAAGCCATGGTGCGCGAATGCATTGACCAACGCGATCGCAGCTACGGTCTGCACCGCTTGGGCATTACTCTCCATGTTTTTGCTGATACCTGGGCTCACCAGGGCTTTGCGGGCGTTAGCCACGTGATCAACAACGCCCGAGACTTGGTAGACGGCAACAACAACCCCGACCAAAACCTGAAAAATCGCTTGTCTAACTTTTTTATTAGCGGGGCGCTGCCTTTGGGCCACGGCACGGTGCTCAGCAACCCCGATCGCCCTTACCTGCGCTGGGGCTACACCAATGGCCGGGGCGAAAAAATTAGCCGCGACAACCCCAAAGATTATCTGACTGCTGCCAATGAAATGTGCAAAGCCATGCAGCGGTATCAGTTGGGCGACCCCAATGCCCCCGTTGAGGGCCTGCTAGATGCCGACAAAGCTACCATTGCCGCCCTGTTTGAATCTACTCGCGGTGAAGGCGACAGCCGCCACCAGCAGTGGCTGGCCCACATTGCCCAGGGGGCCTTTAGCTTTGGCCCAGCTAGGGTGAGCTATGTTGCCAAGGGTTACGGGTCTTGGAAGCATCAGGCGCTGGGCATTGTGGGTGAGGGCGATCGCAAGGAAACGCGCCTGGCCTACTCTCCCAGCTTTCTCACCAGCGACTGGAAGCTGTTTCACGATGCTCTCCAGGCCCATCACTTTTACGTCATCCATGATCTACTGCCCCAGTACGGCATCTGCGTGGCGTAG
- a CDS encoding peptidase M42: protein MSPLNLVVDQLVGPTVSAQAALAADPMPLEGLADFLEILQFLIREPSVVGSEDAFFRVLRRELEEVGAEVSHYHGVLVAQGRRPHELMLSAHIDRHGLLCTGPNEFQYAAFIAGNQSELTGDSVSEQMLHTIENRFQGQRVQAHLPYTGTYIGQGIITNSYICPERKNLIFEVDGLDYLQPGTPVAFLDRLQFNNGYISAQLDNVVSAAIIIFLFRCGFEGTALFTAQEESGRSWRYALSWFQRQRLGTDRLIALDTSPYHSREAADQQLVTLRRKDASADFAPGITQELADRCDQLAIAYSYKDDYIAAQNLTRPKPYSLGRTEMGRLTAATDGAVTGTTLQIPTTEYHTATETASLASVAAVIRLLQTYLD from the coding sequence ATGAGCCCACTGAACCTGGTTGTTGATCAACTCGTTGGCCCCACAGTGTCTGCCCAGGCGGCTTTAGCCGCTGACCCAATGCCCTTAGAGGGGCTGGCCGACTTTCTCGAAATTCTACAATTTTTGATTCGTGAACCCTCAGTAGTCGGCAGCGAAGACGCCTTCTTTCGGGTGCTGCGCCGCGAACTAGAAGAAGTCGGTGCTGAGGTGAGCCACTACCACGGTGTGCTGGTCGCCCAGGGCCGCCGTCCCCACGAGCTGATGCTGTCGGCCCACATCGATCGCCACGGGCTGCTGTGCACCGGCCCCAATGAGTTTCAGTATGCGGCTTTTATTGCGGGTAACCAGAGTGAGCTGACCGGTGACTCGGTCTCAGAGCAAATGCTCCACACTATCGAGAACCGCTTCCAGGGCCAGCGGGTGCAGGCCCACCTGCCCTATACCGGCACCTACATCGGCCAGGGAATCATCACCAACTCCTACATATGCCCCGAGCGCAAGAACCTGATCTTTGAGGTCGATGGGCTCGATTACCTGCAACCGGGCACCCCCGTTGCCTTTCTCGATCGCCTCCAGTTCAACAATGGCTACATTTCGGCCCAGCTCGACAATGTGGTCAGTGCTGCGATCATTATCTTTTTGTTTCGCTGCGGGTTTGAGGGCACTGCCCTGTTCACCGCCCAAGAAGAGTCGGGCCGCAGCTGGCGCTATGCCCTGTCGTGGTTTCAGCGCCAGCGCCTGGGCACCGATCGCTTGATCGCCCTTGACACCAGCCCCTACCACAGCCGCGAGGCCGCCGACCAGCAGCTCGTCACCCTGCGCCGCAAAGACGCCAGCGCCGACTTTGCCCCTGGCATTACCCAAGAGCTGGCCGATCGCTGCGACCAGCTCGCCATTGCCTACAGCTACAAAGACGACTACATCGCCGCCCAAAACCTCACGCGGCCCAAGCCCTACTCGTTGGGCCGCACCGAAATGGGCCGCCTGACGGCGGCTACCGATGGGGCGGTAACGGGTACTACGCTGCAAATTCCCACCACCGAATACCACACGGCGACCGAAACCGCCTCGCTAGCCTCGGTGGCGGCAGTGATTCGGCTGTTGCAGACCTATCTTGATTAA
- the thyX gene encoding FAD-dependent thymidylate synthase produces the protein MDRFTVEVISQTPNPQQTMYAAMHQDYAEGFVAHDRDAWPSEERCGEILVTSLLKGGRGHYGPLEHPQIVFNVGWFPHSTMQQIRTHRVGVSFDVQSFRYTGQRILDVVDGKREVEEVFYLRPLGFYSDRQGKKYEYTAEARQQDLDWCLEASRRYKIRIDQGFAEEHARGLIPFDIRQHWVMSANVRSVMHLLDLRWKADAQLEAQKMCEAIWPHFQAWVPAIAAWYEDNRLKKARLAP, from the coding sequence ATGGATCGCTTCACCGTTGAGGTCATTTCTCAGACCCCAAACCCTCAACAGACTATGTATGCCGCCATGCACCAAGACTACGCCGAGGGCTTTGTGGCGCACGATCGCGATGCTTGGCCCAGCGAAGAGCGCTGCGGTGAAATTCTGGTCACCAGCCTGCTCAAGGGCGGACGCGGCCACTACGGCCCGCTGGAGCACCCGCAGATTGTGTTTAACGTGGGCTGGTTTCCCCACAGCACCATGCAGCAGATCCGGACTCATCGGGTTGGCGTGAGCTTCGATGTTCAGAGTTTTCGGTATACCGGCCAGCGCATTCTAGACGTTGTAGACGGCAAGCGCGAGGTCGAAGAGGTTTTTTACCTGAGGCCTTTGGGTTTCTACAGCGATCGCCAGGGCAAGAAGTACGAGTACACCGCCGAGGCTCGTCAGCAGGATCTCGACTGGTGCCTAGAGGCCAGCCGCCGCTACAAGATTCGCATTGATCAGGGCTTTGCCGAAGAGCATGCTCGGGGGCTGATTCCCTTCGACATTCGCCAGCACTGGGTGATGTCGGCCAATGTGCGATCGGTCATGCACCTGCTCGACCTGCGCTGGAAGGCCGATGCCCAGCTAGAGGCGCAAAAAATGTGCGAAGCAATCTGGCCCCACTTTCAAGCCTGGGTACCCGCGATCGCCGCCTGGTACGAAGACAACCGCCTCAAAAAAGCTCGCCTGGCCCCTTAG
- a CDS encoding Rrf2 family transcriptional regulator, producing MDLSSKSEYALLALLELSPHYNGGEPLQIRQIASQQNIPDRYLEQLLATLRRAGLVKSQRGARGGYLLARDPWKITLYDVVSCIEGFEPQTDPTHGADTPEGRVIQGVWGEVRQAAEGVLQKYTLQDLVEKRNAQQQVDIMYYI from the coding sequence GTGGATTTGTCGTCTAAAAGTGAATACGCCCTGCTGGCTCTGCTGGAGCTTAGCCCCCACTACAACGGCGGCGAACCGCTGCAAATTCGGCAAATTGCTAGCCAGCAAAATATTCCCGATCGCTATCTTGAGCAGCTGCTGGCCACCCTGCGCCGGGCGGGTCTAGTCAAGAGTCAGCGGGGGGCGCGGGGCGGCTATCTGTTGGCCCGTGATCCGTGGAAGATTACCCTCTATGATGTGGTGAGCTGCATTGAGGGGTTTGAACCCCAAACAGACCCGACCCACGGGGCTGACACCCCAGAGGGGCGAGTGATTCAGGGCGTGTGGGGAGAGGTGCGCCAGGCCGCCGAAGGGGTGCTACAAAAATACACCCTGCAAGACCTGGTCGAGAAGCGCAACGCCCAGCAGCAAGTCGACATTATGTATTACATCTAG